The following are encoded in a window of Roseimaritima ulvae genomic DNA:
- a CDS encoding TerC family protein, whose amino-acid sequence MDDLLHHVFTLLMLTLLQAVLGFDNLLYISIESKRVEESKQSFVRKWGIGLAIFLRIALLFVVVGAIEKFQDPFVTLPWEGYVKGAFNMHSFIVLAGGMFVIYTAIKEIYHMLAVDELEHGDDQKNSVGKAMFWIITMNLVFSFDSILSAIALAGRKDPLTNAPIIDTPAMVVMSLAIVFSGLMMILLADRVAEFLKRNRMYEVLGLFILFIVGVMLVSEGGHLAHLEFWGHPVEAMSKSTFYFVIGVLVVVDIAQGRFQKKLLANRRRESGAH is encoded by the coding sequence ATGGACGATCTGCTGCATCACGTATTCACGCTGCTCATGCTGACGCTTTTACAGGCCGTTTTGGGGTTCGATAATCTGCTGTATATCTCGATCGAATCGAAGCGGGTGGAGGAATCGAAGCAGTCTTTTGTGCGGAAATGGGGCATCGGCCTGGCCATCTTTTTACGCATCGCCCTGCTGTTTGTGGTGGTCGGAGCGATCGAGAAATTTCAGGACCCCTTTGTGACTCTGCCTTGGGAGGGCTACGTCAAAGGCGCCTTTAACATGCACAGCTTCATCGTTTTAGCCGGCGGCATGTTCGTGATTTACACGGCCATCAAAGAGATCTATCACATGCTGGCCGTGGACGAGCTGGAGCACGGCGACGATCAGAAAAATTCGGTCGGCAAGGCGATGTTCTGGATCATCACCATGAACCTGGTGTTCTCCTTCGATTCGATTCTCAGCGCCATCGCCCTGGCCGGCCGCAAAGACCCGCTGACCAACGCTCCGATCATCGACACCCCGGCGATGGTCGTGATGTCGCTGGCGATCGTGTTCAGCGGTTTGATGATGATCCTGCTGGCCGACCGCGTTGCCGAATTCCTCAAACGCAACCGGATGTACGAAGTTCTGGGGCTGTTCATCCTGTTTATCGTCGGCGTGATGCTGGTTTCCGAAGGCGGGCACCTGGCACATCTGGAATTCTGGGGGCACCCGGTCGAAGCGATGTCCAAGAGCACGTTCTACTTCGTGATCGGGGTATTGGTGGTCGTGGACATCGCCCAAGGACGATTTCAGAAGAAGCTGTTGGCCAATCGGCGGCGGGAATCGGGGGCGCATTAA